The Candidatus Binatus sp. genome has a segment encoding these proteins:
- a CDS encoding DUF488 family protein — MRRRSTAPTSRSRSAARPPRSKEDSPAQHIFTIGHSNHPLERFLDLLRMHAIAIVADVRSFPSSRKWPHFNQPELSASLAHAGIQYLWMQQLGGRRRSTRADSPHTGWQHPAFRAYADHTESADFQSALDELIATAAHAPTAYMCSEGLWWQCHRRIISDHLAIRGVTVEHIMPDGKLKPHVVAPFARIAAGKIVYDGQSEFSEK; from the coding sequence ATGAGGCGAAGATCAACAGCGCCAACCTCGAGAAGCAGGTCAGCAGCCCGGCCGCCTCGCAGTAAAGAGGATTCGCCAGCGCAACACATCTTCACGATCGGGCATTCGAACCATCCCCTCGAGCGCTTTCTCGATTTGCTGCGGATGCATGCGATCGCCATCGTCGCCGACGTTCGCTCGTTTCCGAGTTCGCGCAAATGGCCGCATTTCAATCAGCCTGAATTATCTGCTTCGCTCGCGCATGCCGGCATTCAGTATTTGTGGATGCAGCAACTGGGCGGACGTCGTCGCAGCACGCGCGCCGATTCTCCGCACACCGGATGGCAGCATCCCGCGTTTCGCGCATACGCCGACCATACCGAGAGCGCCGATTTCCAGTCCGCGCTCGATGAACTGATCGCGACCGCCGCGCACGCACCGACCGCCTACATGTGCTCGGAAGGTCTCTGGTGGCAGTGTCATCGGCGCATCATCTCGGACCATCTCGCGATTCGCGGGGTCACCGTCGAGCACATCATGCCCGACGGCAAACTGAAGCCGCACGTCGTCGCGCCGTTCGCGCGCATCGCCGCCGGCAAGATCGTGTATGACGGCCAATCCGAATTTTCAGAAAAATAG
- a CDS encoding pitrilysin family protein, whose amino-acid sequence MIAFIRSIDAGSIARKTASIAMIAATLSLFAASPLLALDIKRMTLSNGAVLLVSEEHQLPMVTLSIAFDAGARRDPKGKEGLAELTARCLSQGTKQLTSTEFDQKVDFMGSSVGVNAGRDYASAGMTTLKKYQGDTLKLLAGILVEPGLRDADIERKRAEQVAQIKAEEEQPGYTAEVAFTQELFGDSPYGHLDAGSAESAGKLTIDDVRNFYRDYYKLGSAVIAVAGDVTADEIKTSLEKELAGLSGAVSPQPEPAALNVALGLHLKLIDRSVQQANIIMGFGGVARSNPDYYRLQVMNYILGGGGFASRLMQVVRSKGGLAYSIGSGFEPGKFPGSFTVSLQTKNQSSNQAIDLILKQLREIQEKPVSDAELDGARKFLIGSFPLKIDKQSGIASFMLQVELYGLGLDYAEKYPKLIEAITKEDVQRAAKEYLHPGSVIVVAVANQNEAKINSANLEKQVSSPAASQ is encoded by the coding sequence ATGATCGCCTTCATCAGATCGATTGACGCCGGCAGCATCGCTCGAAAGACCGCGAGCATCGCGATGATCGCCGCGACGCTCTCCCTGTTCGCGGCGTCGCCGTTGCTCGCGCTGGATATCAAGCGAATGACGCTCAGCAACGGCGCGGTGTTGCTCGTATCGGAAGAGCATCAACTGCCGATGGTCACTCTATCGATCGCATTCGACGCAGGCGCACGGCGCGATCCGAAGGGCAAAGAGGGACTCGCTGAACTCACCGCGCGATGTCTCTCGCAGGGCACCAAGCAGCTCACCTCGACCGAATTCGACCAGAAGGTTGATTTCATGGGCAGCTCGGTTGGCGTCAATGCCGGCCGCGACTACGCCAGCGCCGGGATGACCACGCTCAAGAAATATCAGGGCGACACGCTGAAACTGCTCGCGGGTATCCTCGTCGAGCCGGGACTGCGCGATGCCGACATTGAGCGCAAACGCGCCGAGCAGGTCGCGCAAATCAAGGCCGAAGAGGAGCAACCCGGCTACACCGCCGAGGTTGCATTCACGCAGGAACTTTTCGGCGATTCGCCGTACGGCCATCTCGACGCGGGTTCTGCCGAGAGCGCGGGCAAGCTGACGATCGATGACGTACGCAATTTTTATCGCGATTACTACAAGCTCGGCAGCGCGGTGATCGCAGTCGCCGGCGACGTCACCGCCGATGAAATCAAGACATCGCTCGAAAAAGAACTGGCGGGCCTTAGCGGCGCCGTGTCGCCGCAGCCGGAGCCCGCGGCTTTGAACGTCGCGCTCGGGCTTCATCTCAAATTGATCGATCGCAGCGTGCAGCAGGCAAATATCATCATGGGATTTGGCGGCGTCGCGCGCTCGAATCCCGATTACTATCGCTTGCAGGTGATGAACTACATCCTCGGCGGCGGCGGCTTCGCCTCGCGCCTGATGCAGGTCGTCCGCAGCAAGGGTGGGCTCGCCTACTCGATTGGCAGCGGCTTCGAACCGGGCAAATTCCCCGGCTCGTTTACCGTGAGCCTGCAAACCAAGAATCAGAGTTCGAATCAGGCGATCGATTTGATCCTCAAGCAACTGCGCGAGATTCAGGAGAAGCCGGTCTCCGACGCGGAACTCGACGGCGCGAGGAAATTTCTGATCGGCAGCTTCCCGCTCAAGATCGACAAGCAAAGCGGCATCGCGAGTTTCATGCTGCAAGTCGAACTGTACGGCCTCGGCCTCGATTACGCCGAAAAGTATCCGAAGTTGATCGAAGCGATCACCAAGGAGGACGTGCAGCGCGCCGCGAAAGAATATCTGCATCCCGGTTCGGTGATCGTCGTCGCGGTCGCGAATCAGAATGAGGCGAAGATCAACAGCGCCAACCTCGAGAAGCAGGTCAGCAGCCCGGCCGCCTCGCAGTAA
- a CDS encoding pitrilysin family protein has translation MRITIFGNRRRFLRVTVLASILSLAASAAATAGITDAVKAQTLPNGLKVLVLENHKAPVATFNVFYRVGSRNEQMGKTGLSHLLEHLMFRGTKKLKPEEFSNIIQQNGGMDNAFTTSDFTDYFEVINKDHIDVPITLEADRMANFDPKGFDSEKAVVLEERRLRTDDNPEDALDEIVRAQAFLAHPYHWPVIGWFHDVAGLTLADAMAYHEIYYSPQNAIIVAVGDFNAEQVLKQVSEAFGSIKNGAKPPPVTEVEPPQDGVRNVELRHAANLPAFELAYHVPNYSSPDTYALEVASELLADGKSSRLYKKLVVEKRMVVGIGAGYDMTAFDPEVFVVSAQMRPDVKASDTRAEVGKELAALRDKPVDETELQKAKNLEQAQFVFGQDSIFREAMMLGVYEMLGDYRLVDKYLDGIDKVTAADVQRVAKKYLVATNMTAGVLIPTGILPHGGGGRSGGQIRHAAAMPAIEAAR, from the coding sequence ATGCGCATCACGATTTTTGGCAATCGCCGCCGCTTCCTTCGGGTCACGGTATTAGCATCGATTCTGTCTCTGGCCGCCTCAGCCGCGGCGACTGCGGGCATCACCGACGCGGTCAAGGCGCAAACTCTTCCCAACGGACTCAAGGTGCTGGTGCTCGAGAATCACAAGGCGCCGGTCGCGACCTTCAACGTCTTCTATCGTGTCGGCTCGCGCAACGAGCAGATGGGCAAGACCGGACTTTCGCATCTGCTCGAGCATCTGATGTTCCGCGGCACCAAAAAACTCAAGCCGGAAGAGTTCTCGAATATCATCCAGCAGAACGGCGGGATGGATAACGCGTTCACCACTTCCGACTTCACCGACTACTTCGAAGTGATCAACAAGGACCATATCGACGTGCCGATTACGCTCGAAGCGGATCGCATGGCCAACTTCGATCCCAAGGGCTTCGATTCGGAAAAAGCCGTCGTGCTCGAGGAGCGGCGGCTGCGCACCGACGACAATCCCGAAGACGCCCTCGATGAAATCGTTCGCGCACAGGCGTTTTTGGCGCATCCGTATCATTGGCCGGTGATCGGATGGTTCCACGACGTCGCGGGACTCACGCTCGCCGACGCGATGGCTTACCACGAAATTTATTACTCGCCGCAAAACGCCATCATTGTCGCGGTCGGTGATTTCAACGCCGAGCAAGTTTTGAAGCAGGTCAGCGAAGCGTTCGGATCGATTAAGAATGGCGCCAAGCCGCCGCCGGTCACCGAAGTCGAACCGCCGCAGGACGGCGTCCGCAACGTCGAATTGCGCCACGCCGCGAACCTGCCCGCTTTCGAGTTGGCATATCACGTACCCAATTACTCGAGTCCTGATACTTACGCGCTCGAAGTTGCATCCGAACTACTCGCCGACGGCAAAAGTTCGCGCCTCTACAAAAAGCTCGTCGTCGAGAAACGGATGGTAGTCGGTATCGGCGCCGGCTACGACATGACCGCGTTCGATCCCGAGGTTTTCGTGGTGTCGGCGCAGATGCGTCCCGACGTGAAGGCGTCGGACACGCGGGCCGAAGTTGGAAAGGAACTCGCGGCGCTGCGCGACAAGCCGGTCGATGAAACTGAACTGCAGAAAGCCAAGAACCTCGAACAAGCCCAGTTCGTGTTCGGCCAGGATTCGATCTTTCGCGAGGCCATGATGCTCGGAGTGTACGAAATGCTCGGCGACTACCGTCTCGTCGATAAGTATCTCGACGGCATCGACAAGGTGACCGCCGCCGACGTGCAACGAGTTGCGAAAAAATATCTGGTCGCCACCAATATGACTGCCGGCGTGCTGATTCCCACGGGCATCCTGCCGCATGGCGGCGGTGGCCGGAGTGGCGGCCAGATTCGTCATGCCGCGGCGATGCCGGCAATCGAGGCGGCACGATGA
- a CDS encoding nitric oxide reductase activation protein NorD yields MLQAAEKAQELYEIKGVLTKFMRMLFPLEFRIDSLANSGPMLPFHYPLLPGEMIYLPERLEPFGTQGDAYIYYFVTTAHLAARHDFGTFKLKLADIEGFEDRGETGVEAIDSFVASFDDPGLAGALMRLAEGARIDAELARRYRGLAPRIANLNRTLLARLHPSSLSTMLVRAALGIANTDDGIDQPFARVASQHFSPMRSQGADVMTSVNQVSALYKWLQDLIRQAREAGEGDPLSDEEAERMRNDLIKGMKGSEAQAGEGEEGEQGDGGDGETNQDVQMDASGKQSKGGKGRALSPEELRKLIEQGAEIKPSQGDGSADGDGMYLTQLTGKQLSELEQMREQLGEIGSVTGQGRLMIARGRQDSYYAYDEWDYVLGEYRRNWCRLREITLAGDDGGFFENTLARYSEMLPAIRRNFQRIRPASYRMVRGLEDGEEIDFDRTIEARVARLMGETPDSRVYKARKKEARDVATLFLLDMSASTDEPIHREPRKHTDDDDADDWMKAWQRRPQTAQRPRRIIDVNKEALVIMAQALEEIGDSYAIMGFSGHGRDNVEFYVIKEFDQELSEEVKGRVGAVEPKRSTRMGAAIRHVREKFKDVSSRAKHVILLSDGFPQDFDYGHDRRSNAYGIQDTMVALKELELAGVLPFCITVDKTGHDYLRQMCQSSRYLVIEDIASLPRQLPKIYEQVIRW; encoded by the coding sequence ATGCTTCAAGCTGCTGAGAAAGCCCAGGAACTATACGAAATCAAGGGCGTGCTGACGAAGTTCATGCGGATGCTGTTTCCGCTCGAATTTCGCATCGACTCGCTCGCAAACTCCGGCCCGATGCTGCCGTTTCATTATCCGCTGCTTCCGGGCGAGATGATCTATCTGCCCGAGCGGCTCGAACCGTTCGGCACGCAAGGTGACGCGTACATTTATTATTTCGTCACGACGGCGCATCTCGCAGCCCGCCACGATTTCGGCACGTTCAAGCTCAAGCTGGCCGACATCGAAGGATTCGAAGATCGCGGCGAGACCGGTGTCGAGGCGATCGACAGCTTCGTCGCGTCGTTCGACGATCCGGGGCTTGCGGGCGCGCTGATGCGGCTTGCGGAGGGCGCGCGAATCGATGCGGAATTGGCGCGCCGTTATCGCGGACTCGCGCCCAGAATCGCGAACCTGAATCGCACGCTGCTCGCGCGGCTCCATCCGTCGTCGCTCAGCACGATGCTGGTGCGGGCGGCGCTCGGCATCGCGAATACGGATGATGGAATCGATCAGCCGTTCGCGCGGGTCGCGTCGCAGCACTTCTCGCCGATGCGCTCGCAGGGCGCCGACGTGATGACCAGCGTCAATCAGGTGAGCGCGCTCTACAAATGGTTGCAGGATTTGATCAGGCAAGCGCGCGAGGCCGGCGAAGGCGATCCGTTGTCCGACGAAGAAGCGGAGCGCATGCGCAACGATCTGATCAAGGGAATGAAAGGATCGGAAGCGCAGGCCGGCGAAGGCGAAGAGGGCGAGCAGGGTGACGGCGGCGACGGCGAGACCAATCAGGACGTGCAGATGGATGCGTCCGGCAAGCAGTCCAAGGGCGGCAAGGGCAGAGCGCTGTCGCCGGAGGAATTGCGCAAGCTGATCGAGCAGGGCGCCGAGATCAAGCCGTCGCAGGGCGACGGCAGCGCCGACGGCGACGGCATGTATCTCACGCAGCTCACCGGCAAGCAGCTCAGCGAGCTCGAGCAGATGCGCGAGCAGCTCGGCGAAATCGGATCGGTCACCGGCCAGGGGCGGCTGATGATCGCGCGCGGGCGGCAGGACTCATACTACGCTTACGACGAATGGGATTACGTGCTCGGAGAGTATCGGCGCAACTGGTGCCGGCTGCGCGAGATTACGCTGGCCGGCGACGACGGTGGATTTTTCGAGAACACGCTGGCGCGCTACTCCGAGATGCTGCCCGCGATACGGCGCAACTTCCAGCGAATCCGGCCGGCGTCGTATCGCATGGTGCGCGGACTCGAAGACGGCGAGGAGATCGACTTCGATCGCACGATCGAAGCGCGGGTGGCGCGGCTGATGGGCGAAACGCCCGACTCGCGCGTGTACAAGGCGCGCAAGAAAGAGGCGCGCGATGTCGCCACGCTGTTCCTGCTCGATATGTCGGCGTCCACCGACGAGCCGATTCATCGCGAACCGCGCAAGCATACCGATGATGACGACGCCGACGACTGGATGAAGGCATGGCAGCGGCGTCCGCAGACCGCGCAGCGTCCGCGCCGAATCATCGACGTGAACAAGGAAGCGCTGGTGATCATGGCGCAGGCGCTCGAGGAGATCGGCGACTCGTACGCGATCATGGGATTCTCGGGCCACGGGCGCGACAACGTCGAGTTCTACGTGATCAAGGAATTCGATCAGGAACTGTCGGAAGAAGTGAAGGGACGCGTCGGCGCGGTCGAGCCGAAGCGCTCGACGCGGATGGGCGCCGCGATTCGTCACGTGCGCGAAAAATTCAAGGACGTTTCATCGCGCGCCAAGCACGTCATCCTGCTAAGCGACGGTTTCCCGCAGGACTTCGACTACGGGCACGATCGGCGCTCGAACGCATACGGAATTCAGGACACGATGGTCGCGCTCAAGGAACTCGAGTTGGCGGGCGTGCTGCCGTTCTGCATCACCGTCGATAAAACGGGGCACGACTATTTGCGCCAGATGTGCCAGTCGTCGCGCTATCTGGTGATCGAGGATATCGCGTCACTGCCGCGCCAGTTGCCGAAGATCTACGAGCAAGTTATCCGCTGGTAA
- the gpmI gene encoding 2,3-bisphosphoglycerate-independent phosphoglycerate mutase, with the protein MTTRPPVAALIIFDGWGVREAREANAIANAKTPVMNRLYATQAHTEIEASGEAVGLPPGVMGNSEVGHLTIGSGRVIFQDVMRITKAIETGAFARNQQLVGAIKKTVESGTTLHVWGLLSDGSVHSHIDHLFALLDLAAAEGATKIAVHAILDGRDKPPRSALPFIEQLEIKLGQLGRGRIATVIGRYFAMDRDKRWERVEKAWRAIVEADGIPAASAREAVERSYAADKSDEFVEPHVIGERSPMADGDQVICFNFRADRARELTTAIALADFAGFKRSRLPKVGYVCMTEYDRSFGLPLAFGPEDIRNTLAEVLANAGLRNLRVAETEKYAHVTYFLNGGVEKPFPFEERALIASSKVATYDLEPAMKAAEIAKRAAEEIQSGNSGVIVMNFANPDMVGHTGHYEATVAAIEATDAALGVVIAALGARSGVALITSDHGNAEFMADPATGQAHTAHTTNPVPLILFDPNFRGRLRSGGTLADVAPTLLAMLGLEAPPEMTGHDLRVLTSA; encoded by the coding sequence ATGACCACGCGGCCGCCGGTTGCAGCGCTGATCATTTTCGACGGATGGGGCGTGCGTGAGGCGCGCGAGGCAAACGCCATCGCGAACGCGAAGACGCCCGTGATGAATCGCCTCTACGCGACGCAGGCGCACACTGAAATCGAGGCGTCGGGCGAAGCGGTCGGCCTGCCGCCGGGCGTGATGGGAAATTCCGAAGTCGGGCATCTGACGATTGGCTCGGGACGCGTCATCTTTCAGGACGTGATGCGCATCACGAAAGCGATCGAGACCGGCGCTTTCGCGCGCAATCAGCAGCTAGTCGGCGCGATCAAAAAGACCGTCGAATCCGGCACGACGCTCCACGTCTGGGGACTGCTCTCCGACGGCAGCGTGCACAGCCATATCGATCATCTGTTCGCGCTACTCGATCTCGCCGCGGCCGAGGGCGCCACAAAAATCGCGGTGCACGCAATCCTCGACGGCCGCGACAAGCCGCCGCGCTCCGCGTTGCCTTTCATCGAACAACTCGAAATTAAGCTTGGGCAACTCGGCCGCGGCAGAATCGCGACAGTGATCGGGCGCTACTTCGCGATGGATCGCGACAAGCGCTGGGAGCGAGTCGAAAAGGCGTGGCGCGCGATCGTCGAAGCGGACGGAATCCCGGCTGCGAGCGCGCGCGAGGCCGTCGAGCGTTCGTACGCCGCCGACAAGAGCGATGAATTCGTCGAGCCTCACGTGATCGGCGAGCGTTCGCCGATGGCCGACGGCGACCAGGTAATCTGTTTCAACTTTCGCGCCGATCGCGCGCGCGAATTGACGACTGCGATCGCGCTCGCCGATTTCGCCGGCTTCAAGCGATCGCGATTGCCGAAGGTCGGCTACGTCTGCATGACCGAATACGATCGCTCGTTCGGCTTGCCGCTTGCCTTCGGCCCCGAAGATATCCGCAACACGCTCGCGGAAGTGCTGGCCAATGCCGGCCTTAGAAATCTCCGCGTCGCGGAGACTGAAAAATACGCGCATGTGACTTATTTCCTGAACGGCGGAGTCGAAAAGCCGTTCCCGTTCGAGGAGCGCGCGCTGATCGCCTCGTCAAAGGTTGCGACTTACGATCTCGAGCCGGCGATGAAAGCCGCCGAGATCGCTAAACGCGCCGCCGAGGAAATCCAGAGCGGCAACTCCGGCGTGATCGTGATGAACTTCGCGAATCCCGACATGGTCGGACACACCGGGCATTACGAGGCGACTGTAGCCGCGATCGAAGCGACCGACGCGGCGCTCGGCGTCGTGATCGCGGCGCTGGGAGCGCGCAGCGGCGTCGCCCTGATTACCTCCGATCACGGCAATGCGGAATTCATGGCCGATCCCGCGACCGGACAGGCGCATACCGCGCACACGACCAATCCGGTGCCGCTGATTCTGTTCGATCCGAATTTCCGGGGACGCCTGAGGAGCGGCGGCACGCTGGCCGACGTCGCGCCGACGTTGCTCGCGATGCTCGGCCTCGAAGCTCCGCCTGAGATGACCGGTCACGACCTCCGCGTGCTTACCAGCGCATGA